In Mytilus edulis chromosome 3, xbMytEdul2.2, whole genome shotgun sequence, the genomic window TAGTAAAGTCCCAAATTTATGGATATATCGAACGCATATAGCTTGGAATGTCTCTAGTTGGTCGGTTTCTAGTAGAAAATTGTCCGAATTACAAGaaagtaaataataaaatagtTCTTCATCCGACATGTTTGATAGGAAGATACTAAAAGTAATTGGATCGATGTTTATAATTTCACACCAAAAGTTCTCACGTGTTTCGTCAAGATAGTCACACGAAGAAATAGTATGAACTATTGGatctaaaaacattttaccaCATCTGTCACATAGAATGTATTGCCTATTGTCATTGTCTTTTACTATACAGCAGACAGAAATCAAGAAGTGCGCTTGTTTtccagcaacacctgcatacggagtatatatctcccaattaatacgatattcccgtgcttgcatttcctatcatgattttcttgatagagggttgctgctcgcaaggaagctattaaaccaagagttccaaatgctgAAGTTGAAATCttaccttcgtaaattttacggacgccatcacgagttggttgaccgttatggaataaccgtttcacaaatgatatcggatatgtacattacgtcgtaactataatcctgTTCTCTTttctgaatgtgacctaccgaattagactatttaccggatttgttatcacataagcaacatgacgggtgccacatgtggagcaagatctgcttacccttccggagcacctgagatcaccctagttttttggtggggttcgaattgcttattctctagttttcgatgttgtgtcatgtatactatagtttgtctgtttgtctttttttcattttaattaagcAATGAcgtgtcattttattttcgatttatgagtttgactgttcctctggtatctttcgtccctcttttagacggAGATCATGTGAGCGGGAAAAAATACAGGGCCTAAAACAATTGGCCATTTACTCCGTGATCTGCACTTTCACTAACATTTTACTACATTTTGAGTATCTGATTTCTATTCATAAATAATGTGATTAACTAAGGGTACAAGTTAGAATTAGacgatttttgacattttgtatagtCACATTGAACTGTGCGGTTATCTTAATCGTTAATTTTAATGCCTTGTATACCTACATGTTAAAGAATGTTTTGGAATAGACAATGattcttttaaatcaaatataatatttttcatGCCTGGCGAACCAATGATTGGGAATACAACGGAATATACGTCGCACAAACAGTCACAAGGTAATCTTAACTGAGAGTCATCTGGAAAATAGCAAAGGTTTTATGTTTACTATAGTATctactttaaaaacaaatgtgtccTGGTGCTAAATGGCACATGAAAGTATATCTAGGCGTGTCATTTATtaatatgcataaaatataaCGTACAGAACACGTTAACAACAGGCAACTAGATTTGTACAAACTATCTGTATTGGCGTCCTACGACGTATGTACGTAGCATGTGTATATCACATGTGTCGCACGAAAACCCCCAAAAATGTTTGGTTATTCTTTATCGATCATCTTTTGGTCAAATAAATCTTCATGTGTTCATAtacttatttggcacaacttttgggaattttggatcctcaatgctcttcaactttgtacgtgtttggctttataaatattttgatatgagcgtcactgatgagtcttatttagtctggcgtacacaattataatcctggtacctttgaaaactatataCTAACACATCCTTTTAGTTCCTGATGAAGACAAACCATGAAATGCTTCGGACGcatcaaattttaaagtttattttcatatttagtgGAGATATTTTATCATGCATGTGATCTATTTTAAGTCCTCTGATATAATTTGTCTTTCGTTATTTGTACAGTTCGACGCACTTTTGTCGATCTATATAGTGACTGCATAATAAGACACTTTATGTGGTTGAATTCACTGTGTAAAATCTACAATGCATTTAAACAATCAACATTCTTTTACACTTAACCTTCTTTTTTGTGTACGATGAATATGAAAGATGAAACGAAACTTTCTTTTCGAAgataaaacgttttaaaaaaatcagtttttggtcATGAATGCAGATGTCCGTAACTGATTTTGTAAAGACCGATTTCTTACAATGTACTGTCACAATTAGCCCTGCAACATTTTTTGTCTATTGAATGCAGCCGATTATCGCAGCCTTGTACACAAAATGATTTTTCTACTAAAGTAATTCTGTCTACATTTAGATCTCTTGTAAACTTACTGATGCTTTTATTCACAGTTGCTGACGTATCTTTACAATCACAGGTACAAACATATtctaatgatgaaaataaatcatGGTTTagacatatatatttgtataaaagcTTAGTAGGATTCTACACGTGCCAATACATATACAGATAGATGTGCTGATGTCGAATATCTGTTAATCTCTTCTTTAaccatttaaaaagtaaaatgtttaGCTAGCTCATATCTTCTATACAAAAATGAGCTAGTATTGTAAAGAAGTTTGACTTTGCTCTTGGTAAAATTTGATTTTCAAGTGTAGCAGGAAATTTATATGCAACAAAGAAAATagggttttatttaattttgttattaaagatatcttatcatagattatttttttaagcaaagaaaaAAGAAGTAGATTGTTTGCTATTTCTTGTATCCGCTTCTGAATGTGTGTTGATGGTTTCCGCTTTGAAAATTTTCACAATTGTTAGACTCCTCTCAAACTTTTGTTATTCAGCGTCCCAGAGAATTTTATTACAGAATTGTAATGCTCAGTATACAGTTGATTAAACTTGAATTTAAATTCAGATACCAGTGCAATTCTTTACTTAAGTTCTTCTACCGTCAGTTATATGTCCAATTagtaataattttaaatcattagtTTACTTGCTTGCTTCGAGCCCTTTCCAAATAGTCACATTAGTGTAGAACTGTTCTGATTGGGGATTCAATCTGGTACATGGATTTGTTATGGAATCTTTGGTAGGAGTACTGTGTGGATTTCcttgttgaaaaaataaattaagataataaataaaaaatcacagaaataccGATAATTCGTATGTGTGAACCGAaacatatatattaactgttACCAGGACAGGTATGGGCAAATGTATTTGAGGGTAAGTATTAATGAGATAGTAAACCAACGGATATGTGTACAGAGATGTCTAGGCGTTCATTCACATTTTGCATTATAACTCAAGTCTTTTCATGTTAGACAGGAAACGAACAAATGATCAGTATTGAAGGTGTAAGCACTCATAATTTTGGCGGATTTCAATCGTGAcaaactttaaatatattttgtaggaCCACCTAcatgaatatgacatttgttgtccattatTACGTTGGGGGCATTGCCTGTGGTTGTATAACACTTATTTGTGGTATGCAAATACAAGGGTTTTAATGCAGACATAAGAAGTAAAGGGATACATgagaagtcaggaatatggcagttgttatccatcgtttgatgtgtttgagattttgatcttgccatttgattaacgactttccttttttgaattttgctcgGACTTAAGTACTTTTGTAATATTACTTTCTagcttaaaaaaaaattcccattACTTTTGTCTCAGTTATTTGCACTCAAATCACAAAAATGTAACTTATTAGAAAAAACAACGGATATCGGGTATCCATTCATTACTCAAAATTACTACATGCACAGCTTATTTCATGCTTCTAAAATGGCACGTTGGAATCATTGGCAGTTTTACCAAgcagttttattttttaagataaatttcttttaaaattatttgtatttcaatttctaaatcacttttaatttttatacttaCTTTTAGTCAGAAAAGACACAACAACTGAATCTGGATATATATTCGACTTAGAATTTCCTGAAACATAAAGATCGTATCTTGCCTGATCCAGATTAGAATTACCTGTTTTTTGAATTGATATATAGCAAAAATtggaatattaaatattttatcgtATGATATGATTCTGAAATTCATGTGTCATTCTGAAAAAAACGTGACATTACATGATTTcgttacaataaaaacaaatgtgtaaacaGTAAGATAACGGTCTGggaaaatttaaaatcattttccgATGGATTTCATATATTCTACTTTTAATTTTCgtgttatatttcatttttcattaacatgccagataacaaaatcaattacagcttttacattaatgctagcaagacaaatctttgtttggcttgtttgctttgtttgtatcaatgtttgctcaaacATGgtaatatttgtcatgtgatgttttaaaattaagtgtcctaAACCTAAAAcgtaacgtccaataaaatttaagtatgatgtatacaagctgaagccccgcctatcttaattgccatgcttgagcaaacattgatacacacaaagcaagcaagccaaacaaagatttgtcttgctagcattaatgtaaaagctgtaatctCCCTTTAACACTTACCCAGATCGTCTTGACTGATAAAGGATAAACCTGAGGTTCCAATAACTTGTACACAAAAAATAGTATTCTGTCCATTGCTCGGTGTGGCTACTATTAACATGTTGGATAAAACACACCAATTACGGTAACTATAAGAACAAAACAAACTCAAATATTAAAGAAGAAAAGAGAATATACGCATGATGTAATTATACGAAAGTTATCGAGAAATTAAAATAATGTCAATTTTTATTACTATTTTAACTTTATCTTTGTATATGTGAAATctattttctaataaaatatttgtattgttgttttaaaaaaatatatttacctcGTGTTATTCTGAATTGCTAATCCTCGACGAGATTCACGTAGAAGTTTATCTGAGTGAAATGTGGCAAACTTGGTCGCGCTTTTTCGAAAAACATAAACCTGCTTTACTTTATCCTGTCTGAAGAATGTCACATTTACCTAAAATTCAAAGCTTCTCTTTATAGTATCACGATAACATCCTCtcaacttttgaaaatgaaatCATTGTTAATTCggtattctgttttaaaaaagaaagagaTCTGAGGAAAACATCAATTCAAAGCTCCATAAAAACACCATCCaaacacttttaaaatgtattacGGTACCGTCACAAATTGCCTGACACATACGATGTATTTTGTTACACCTCACTATCGACATGTTTTTGCAGTCTTTATCTTTTAGATCACTTGCTTGTCGCCTGATTTTTACTGTAATAGATCATTTAATTTTCCCGATTGTAACATTTTGACTCATAGCATGGTTTGGAAGTAAAATTTGCCATGGAGAGTTTCAATTGATAGATTGATAAATATGATGATAATTTCATAATATCATCTTCTTGCACACactatttactttaaaaacacaTAATTGATTCATGGGTAACTCAGTAATGTTCATATAGCAAATCTCCTGTTATGGGTGCATCACCAGCCATGCGTAAATATGCTTCAGCGTGTAAAAAGGCTCTGATAAGCCAAAAGATGTCattataaagataagaagatgtggtataatactTGAATTTGGGAAAGGTACATACAGATAATGGAAGAATTGAACATGTTTTCGGGCACCCAAACCTCCCTTAACCTGAGATAACATGGAAACACACGAAAAAGAAGATAGGCGTGTGCTTGCTTTTTGTAAAACCTATTGTTGTTCGAGTGGTAAGTGTTTTATCTTAAACAGTATTGACAAAGCTGAGTAGGTGATGGTAAAGGTTTCATCAAATTTGGCTGTAGTGTTAAGTCCAGATTTCAAGACACACGGTTTATTTACAGAAATCTGGACAAATGAGAATCAGGTTTAGTGAATAGcccatcggactactaacacaaaggttcctggttcgatccccgttgCGGGGAGAAAAATGTCATGGACttcggctcttccttgacaccatttgccaGTATAGTCTTGAGAAACGACgatagtccatcggaaggggacgatacGTGGCTGACCCGTGAttagagagagccatatctcacataaaagacacccttgtaaatttcgaaaaagagcagatTTATTCCCTTACAAAGCACCTATACCGCAAAGGGGAAAGGGATAAAttgttgcaataacttgttttcctatcaactatatatatagatacatattttaaaactaaatgagTAGCAGGACCTGTCATTCATACCATATTAacttcaactttttattgatcCCTTATTGGTCGTACTTACCAGGTAAACATTCTTACGTTTCCAGCTCCTCCAGGAGTGTGTTGTATATTCTTGAACATTACGGATAGGTATTCCTTCGGGTTTCATAATACCGCTGTCTGACATTTTGAATATGCCTTGAAGAGATGTACTGGATTTGTATATAGCTTCCCACCTTGCAACTATGTATATATAGAGGGAGAATATGatgaattgatttaaaaaaaaaaaaagaatgcatgAGGGGTAAAAGTTGATCAAATTATAAACATGGATCTTTAAGATGAAATGTTCGCAAAATTTTGTTAATTACATTGGACCATgacagttttattttgaatttatgaaaaatgtatgCACTACTAAATTgactattcttcttaccagtacacttggtaccatcaaaaacctgataatgaattgttcaaataaggcctaataagttaattacttttggagtgtcaagaactcgttggaagtacttgataaattgcatgcttatattgatgattttgaatctgttcaaagttttgatttttctacactaTATACAACATTACCTCACATTcccattaagaaaaaattcacacacctaattaaatggccatttaaaaagtcaaaatgtgaatatatctgttcaaactcttttaggtcattttttagtagcaataaacaaaaaaaactatgtcaattggacatgctttgatactatatctgaaatttttactagataacatttgtgttagctttggagattccgtatatcgtcaggttatcggaattccaatggggactaactgtgcaccacttattgctgacctgtttctgtattgctatgagttacaatttatgacaaaaatcagcaaagacccatcgaaacaacatcttatacacaaatttaataatacttttagatatttggatgatattttggctctcaataatgacgacttcagtatgtatactaaagaaatgtatcctgttgaacttactttaaataaagctaatactaacaatgaccactgccctgtcctcgatcttgatatttttatcattaacggaaagcttaatactaaaatttatgataaaagagacgatttttcatttcctatcgttaattatctattttaagatggtgacgttcccttgtcacca contains:
- the LOC139515401 gene encoding uncharacterized protein; its protein translation is MSDSGIMKPEGIPIRNVQEYTTHSWRSWKRKNVYLVNVTFFRQDKVKQVYVFRKSATKFATFHSDKLLRESRRGLAIQNNTSYRNWCVLSNMLIVATPSNGQNTIFCVQVIGTSGLSFISQDDLGNSKSNIYPDSVVVSFLTKRNPHSTPTKDSITNPCTRLNPQSEQFYTNVTIWKGLEASK